One genomic window of Aptenodytes patagonicus chromosome 19, bAptPat1.pri.cur, whole genome shotgun sequence includes the following:
- the MRPS16 gene encoding small ribosomal subunit protein bS16m, translating to MVQLGSRLLKGYRGGHVVIRFALGGCTNRPFYRIVAAHSRRARDGKYLEQLGCLDPLPNAHGERVAGLNLERLRHWLGCGAQLSRPAEKLLGLAGFLPLHPMTVTGAERLRQRAREVAAPPAAGSPGAGDAP from the exons atggtgCAGCTCG GTAGCCGCCTCCTGAAGGGCTACCGCGGCGGGCACGTCGTGATCCGCTTCGCCCTCGGAGGCTGCACCAACCGGCCCTTCTACCGCATCGTGGCAGCGCACAGCAGGCGCGCCCGCGACGGGAAGTACCTGGAGCAGCTCGGCTGCCTCGACCCGCTGCCCAACGCCCACGGCGAGAGGGTGGCGGGGCTTAACCTGGAACGGCTGCGCCACTGGCTGGGCTGCGGCGCGCAACTCTCCCGGCCCGCTGAGAAGCTCCTGG GACTGGCGGGGTTCCTGCCGCTCCACCCCATGACGGTGACCGGCGCCGAGAGGCTGCGGCAGCGAGCGCGGGAGGTCGCCGCGCCCCCTGCGGCCGGCTCGCCCGGGGCCGGCGACGCGCCCTGA